GGTTACACTATTTCTGGAGTTATCCTTTAACCAAGAGTTTTCCTTCAAAGTGAAAGCTCTAAACTGTCTGTAACCATTATAAAATGAAGCAAAACCTACAGCTTTTGAACTGCTGTTGGGACCAAGACGACTAAAGCCGACAAAACTTGGAACTTTAATTTGAGCACTGAATGAGAAGCTTTTTTACATCAATACAGGAACGGAAAGTACCATCTTAAAGAACAATTACTTTCATCAGCAAAAACAATGGCTTTGTTTTCCTTATACTGAAATCCTTTGTCTTTTTCGTTACCTAGTGCACGAAAACAACTCTGAAATAGAAAAGAGGGGGTGGAAATAGATAGGTAAACCATTGAGTTTTGACGGTTAACGCTTCTTTCTGGATTCGGTGTATTGCGCTCTCTTACAGAAAGTGAATCTATATTGTAGTTCTTTCAAAGGGATTTGAAATGACCTCAGCCTCGAAAATACAATTGTTTTCGTCATATAATTACAATTTATCCTGGTTTATTGTTATCACAGTCCGAAACTAAAGGGTtacttagggttagggtttagacGGTGacaatgtattttttttttttcagagagtGTAAATCCTTCGCGCGTCCTTTCTCATGAACGATAAAGCATAGGCTGAAATCCTTCTAGTTTTTATACCACTTTTATTCACTTTAATCATAGCAATGTAACTAAACAGCCagatttcgtttttttttgctAAACCGATAGGATTCAGATGTTTAATTCACGACGATTTTTGTCCTTTACgggataaaatgaaaaatatactAAACCAACATTTCTCCGACATTAAATGAAtagataaaaaaatattaacttcATTTTCCAGAAGCACATAAAAGGCTCATCCATACAAGAAATAATACTAGCCCACTTAAGAAACAACCCAAAGCATTTTCAGTATTTTACACCACAAGAAACTTTCTTCGTTTGGCTTGTCGTCCCCTTTCTTGTAAGAAGCTTGACTTTCGCTTTTCGCCTGCGTTTTTTAGCTTTCTCACAACTTGCGCCAATTCTGCTGACGGAGAGTAAAAGATGAAAGTCGGCCACTCCCCGTCTCCTTCTCCATAAGTGAAATTTTTCTCAACCAAGCGCATGCCAGCACGGCTGAATAAAGTCTCTAAAACAGGAAAAACTGTGGGACAGATAACACTGAGTCCTTTCTCTTGAGCATAACTAAACACGAATAACAGAAGAATCTGTATGATACTCGGTTGTGTGCTCCTATAGTCCTTTAGCACTGCCCCGCGTTGCACTTCAACCAAATTTTGACTTTCGTTTCCCTGGAAAATTCTTCTCATAGACGACAGTCCACTATCAGGGTACAGTTCCAAGTCCAGCTTCCCGAGAGCGTTGTTTCGCGGCACTGCGCGTGTGACACCGATGATTTTATCCTTTTCGTAGGCGCCAAACCAGATAGCGGCATCGTCAAAGATATCGCAGAGTATTGACTCGTTCCGTTTGTCTTTTTCGATGCGAAAACCTGTGGGATTATCCTCACGGAAGTCCCATTCCATCTCTTTAATATAGACATCATATAGAAGACGTTTGGCTGAACTCACAGATTCGCAGTCGTTTAAAACCTGCACCGAAAAATCCATCCTCTTCGGTTATTTTTTATTCACGCTATGCAGaaaattgaagaattttgttttcGGAACTAATAATTTAGgatttatattttcttttatttatgtACTCTCGGAAGGCTCGAACTCTGAACTTTCTTGAGTACACGGGTCACGTGCAACAACAGACATCTTATTGGTTATGAACATGTTTCGTCATTATAACACGTGTTACCTAGCTGATGCAAGACTTGAGCCTTGGCAACCGAAGTTGGTCCCATCGAGAATGTGCACTAATGGTTTCGTTTAAGGTTTAGTAAAATTGAAGGTTACCGTGATTCCTTTTCCGCACTGCAAAGCATTTTGTATAACTGCGGCATTCAAAATTATAATCTCGTGATTATAAATTTTGTCCCTCTAATGCTATTCAGTTGGTCACTACGAGTGTCAGAACATTTGTATGAAGATGTTGATAAATCCTTAAATTGAGGGGTAAGTTCATGAAGATCTCAAAGAAGGGTTGGCAATCAACACATCAAGCAAATTTACCAAGCATTTTCAGTTAGTATTTCAAGGCATTCACTGTAGACTAGAAGCTCCTTTGTTTTAGTATGGtcaactgaaacgaaatttttgtatcctcttttattcgcccaatctatagtttcaaacgtgcttaaaatcatggtgaattttatttttgtccaatcctaacggaaagtgctgtttttagctgccgaaatcgactttttcaagtgaaactctgtccgggctctggaaccgagtttaaagaccttgtgacgtcactggttgtattcatgcatgaagcgctatggattctctcgtgttttcacttgatttattcaagtttattcttcattttaccGATACCTAGTAGTTTTGCACCTTgtaatttctgtccagccttgacagaaaatacacgtcatagacgttagagggcatcagagtgtagatttaccaaaatgaatgctgcagattagaacagctcagtatatacttttctattatcttgagtacacgatcggagacttcgaagacgtgtgtggcaacttttatatcaagacccgaatgCTAAACACgacacatcgtagtttgttttcagcctggatctgaaatttggattctcatgtttacctaaggtctatttaaactaggtttgaatatataactaaaaactaggtttgaatatatatcctaggccactttactgcatttatcttcaacgtcttttcactcattgttactctaattacaatctgagtaACTCTGAGCGAAaactggctttgccaaaaccgagaactaattatttaaagcgaagtttttcttatagcggggccacattatcGAATAACTTGCCCAGTAGCTTAaaaagtgttggatctgttgatcaatctaagcgaaacttgaagaagctattggcgtatcggattcccacacggcaatcatgtaaaacagttgtaaatagttttagtttttaacttgtaaagcttaaactgatgattttccgtgtttaaataaagcctttattattatattattttattaattaaaagtagtaagcacatcaaccatcaGCACAATCACGAAACTATTAACGACCCACAACCCctgcacgtcgcttctcttttctatgtatcttccaaatgcaacatttcacgCAGGGcggatggattactttgagttctttaaagTATGCTTCGTCTAAGATCTTCGTTTAATAGTATCCAAGTAACCAAATTTAAAGCAtttcgttaaaacgccactagtttacactccttttgaaggtttggactaatttgcatataagcctacaCATGATCTTTCGTCGCCGACACTGgcacgctttctcccgcttactgaaaacacggggtcatggcagcttagtttgcctttatagttttaaattcgttacctccacaaaaaaaaatgagcgtttcttaaattgttgctgctgtgataacttgtagatacaaccagattaaaggtcactggcgcaatcttgtccgccgtgaaactcacaaagcgtccggtttcctccaagcgaagcgactcgaaggctagaagtgttgttgttgcgattcttccaGCAAgagcactccggataatattttcaaaagccgctttctcttgttttcatgtcctttttactttatgagtatagctattgtttaaatgagtgatcgccatttgactaAGTGTCCCTatcgttttgcgatttaacaacttgcactcgtttgcttgcttacatgaaatatcctggaaatatgcaattgaatagactgagaggcctcaggatcaactctctaacctcttcaaggtctgaggctactgttattaactgcttcacagctctgagatgtcctaaagaatgttttcggaggcttcgaacactagtttcttctcccataatcactctaaattttcagcgaggcatgagagtaatacaaccagtgacgtcacaacgttgttttggccgtgctaagatggccgccaattttaagctcaaccggtcaacttcgaactgctaacaaagcagttttcgctcactgcacgcaaaaaaaaagtcggcagtgtttccaagtaaggttcaaactttatcatTAAACAAAAATCTCACacgcgaaaatttcgtttcattgGCACTTTAACAAATTTTTAAAGTTCTGAAATGTTAGACCTGTTAAGTTTTATTTCTGGATCTAAAGGTAAACAAATTGAACGTTTCTCGGGCTCAAAGTCCTGATACAAGAAGCTGTGAATTTgtgttaacaacgtcaaaaatgtCCCCactaacgctttaactgccgtaggcgcactcatgacacttatagattttactctaacgcccgacgattttactcgtcaatggggaaccccttggccgtGAAAGGGTTAAGGGGCTTCGCGAAGAATTTATCATCCTTTAGAGCCAGAAAAACATCTAACTTTTAATAGACATAATGACGTAAGGCATTCGGTACTTAACGGGGCCTAATACATGATCATATCAGCACTGTTATTCATCATAACAAGCAATGAATGTAGGGAGATATAGACCAGCGAGGCTCCACGATCGAGGGAATACTCTTGCGTCAACCGAACCACTCAGAGAAAAGATAAAGATACACAAAACAAATTGAGACATAAAACAAACAACGACAACCTTAAGCTCCGTTCAAACGGTTATGATAGTTGATGATAATCGATGATAATTTTAACTATCACGCGCGTTTGAACAAGAGCTATCACTGACTGTATTTATTATTCCTAGGAAATTGGCAAAGTTTCTTGGTAAGCATAGGACATTTTACCCACATTAACCGATCATATTGATTGCGAAACTTGCATCGTATACTCTTACGGTAAGTGTACCATCATGCACTATCATCGACTATCATCAGCTGTCATGTAGTGTGGACTTGGTCATATTCGACATGATAGTTGATCATAGCTTTTGCCGTTTGAACGAGCGTATGATAGTGCGTGACAGTTTTTCGGCCAGCGCTTTTGTCAAAAACGGGCTCAAATCTCTCCCAAACTGAAAATAGCTACCGTGGTGTTATCGTCCGGGGAGGAACATCTTGAAAGCCATAATTCTGACGACAGTGATACTGAAAGCGAGTAagtgaaaaaagcgaaaaaattcAGTAAAAATAGCCCATGAGAACTGGATTGGTATTTTGATGacattttttaatacatttcCTCACCACCGGCGTTGATCCTAACCACAGCAAGCATTTCACCTCTGGTTTCACGTTGCTCAGCCAAAGGTGTTGAAGAGCTACTGCGGAAGCCTGGGTGGTAAATCAGTGCATGAAGCTGAATTGGCCAAACCTCGAGCTGTTCAACTCAGCATGATGGAGGGGGGTCCACATGTCTTCACGACGCAACGCATACTTTCTGTAGACAGCGAGTAAGATTTCCTATCCTAATGATCTCATAAAGGGAATCTCCAACACTCAAAGAATCTTTTATTTCAGTGAGGTTTGCCGTCGTGACAGATGTATTCGAAgatggggcctgtttctcgaaagtcccaaaacttttcgggcgcatttcgggtgacataatcctctttgtatctttaaaacgaaggcgtctcgaggcacgaaacttcgcagttatttttatttttattccctttacaacatatgaaaaaacCAGTTTTACAGAATAAGGAGGTCGGagttttaggaatggcttttcgggcccaaaaagttttcgggactttcaagaaacgggcccAAGGACCGTATCTCAAGTTCTCATTCTCAGGAAACGACTAAAAATTACGCCTTGATTTTGATTTGCGTcacaacaaacaataaaatgagGTCCCATAATGATATGGAACTGCGCACACACTTTATTATTGCACGTATCCAATTTAAGCGTGAGGCAATGGTAAGTCAGAACCCATGCCCCAATTGAAAGCGAACTTACATGAATATTTGGATTACATTGGTCCAGAACTCAATGAGAACTGTTTTGCAGTATGCGCTCGAGTATTTCGGAGATGTATGCAGGCGTTTTTCCCTTTCCCTCGCAGACAACGTGAACACTCCCTTTCTCCTCTTCACCTTCCTTGAGACTAAACCATTAAACGATCATAAAGcatatttattttgaaaacgTGCACAGTCATGCGTGCTTCGTAATGCATACATGTACAATGATTTATGCATAAATCATTGTCCCCTCAACAAAGACCTGAGTTGTTTACCTGCATGCACTGGAAATTCAAATGATCTTTTTCAGCCCTAAAGGGTCAATTCGGTTCTTATGACCCTGGAGCTGATTTGACTTCCAGTGGAGCTATTTCGAAAAGTTGGTCTAAACCA
The nucleotide sequence above comes from Acropora muricata isolate sample 2 chromosome 12, ASM3666990v1, whole genome shotgun sequence. Encoded proteins:
- the LOC136892480 gene encoding uncharacterized protein — its product is MDFSVQVLNDCESVSSAKRLLYDVYIKEMEWDFREDNPTGFRIEKDKRNESILCDIFDDAAIWFGAYEKDKIIGVTRAVPRNNALGKLDLELYPDSGLSSMRRIFQGNESQNLVEVQRGAVLKDYRSTQPSIIQILLLFVFSYAQEKGLSVICPTVFPVLETLFSRAGMRLVEKNFTYGEGDGEWPTFIFYSPSAELAQVVRKLKNAGEKRKSSFLQERGRQAKRRKFLVV